In one window of Cellulophaga sp. HaHa_2_95 DNA:
- a CDS encoding response regulator transcription factor — translation MNYNLIIADDHKMFIDGLISILTDAPEFSVILTAKNGAQVEKYLSINGADNIHLLITDLTMPEMDGIELNKIVKSKYPSLKTLVVSMHIDGMMIDKLIKNNVDGYVPKNAEKEELLTAIRSIIKGEKYFSPEIKKAYTDAMFENKKMEEISLTDREKEVLKLIAEENTTQEIADKLFLSKHTIESYRKNLISKLNVKNLAGLTKHALKMGLLDA, via the coding sequence ATGAACTATAATCTTATCATTGCCGACGACCATAAAATGTTTATTGATGGTCTTATCAGTATTCTTACTGATGCCCCTGAATTTTCTGTAATTCTTACGGCAAAGAACGGTGCACAAGTTGAAAAATATTTGAGTATAAACGGTGCTGACAATATTCATCTATTGATTACAGATTTAACAATGCCAGAAATGGATGGAATTGAATTAAATAAGATTGTTAAAAGCAAATACCCTTCTTTAAAAACGCTTGTAGTAAGTATGCATATTGATGGGATGATGATAGACAAACTCATCAAAAATAATGTAGATGGATATGTTCCTAAAAATGCAGAAAAAGAGGAATTACTAACTGCAATACGCAGTATTATTAAAGGCGAAAAATATTTCTCTCCAGAAATAAAGAAAGCCTATACGGATGCGATGTTCGAAAATAAAAAAATGGAAGAAATTTCACTGACGGATCGTGAGAAAGAAGTACTGAAACTTATTGCCGAAGAAAATACTACGCAAGAAATTGCCGATAAATTATTTCTAAGCAAACATACGATAGAAAGTTATCGAAAAAATTTAATCTCCAAACTAAACGTAAAAAACCTAGCTGGTTTAACCAAGCATGCTTTAAAAATGGGACTTTTAGATGCATAA
- the rpe gene encoding ribulose-phosphate 3-epimerase, with protein MGNIIIAPSLLAADFGNLQRDVEMINNSNADWHHIDVMDGVFVPNISYGMPVVKAIAKYATKPLDVHLMIVDPDRYIKTFAALGATNLSVHYEACTHLHRTLQAIKAEGMKAGVALNPHTNIMLLEDTIKDIDVVCMMSVNPGFGGQSFIDNTYDKIRALKALIERKGASTLIEIDGGVTATNAKALKDAGADVLVAGSFVFNSKNPVETIQELKNIAG; from the coding sequence ATGGGAAATATAATTATTGCACCTTCACTTTTGGCGGCAGATTTTGGAAACTTACAGCGCGATGTAGAAATGATAAACAATAGCAACGCAGATTGGCATCATATAGATGTTATGGATGGTGTGTTTGTTCCTAATATCTCTTACGGAATGCCTGTGGTAAAAGCTATTGCAAAATACGCAACAAAACCACTTGATGTGCATTTGATGATTGTAGACCCTGATCGTTATATTAAAACATTTGCAGCGCTAGGCGCCACCAACCTCTCTGTACACTATGAGGCTTGCACGCACCTGCACCGCACATTACAAGCTATTAAAGCCGAAGGCATGAAAGCCGGAGTAGCTTTAAACCCTCATACCAATATTATGCTCCTTGAAGATACCATTAAAGATATTGATGTTGTCTGTATGATGAGTGTAAACCCTGGTTTTGGAGGACAATCTTTCATTGATAACACCTATGACAAAATTAGAGCTTTAAAGGCTTTAATTGAACGTAAAGGAGCCAGTACACTTATAGAAATTGATGGCGGAGTTACGGCAACAAATGCTAAAGCGTTGAAAGATGCCGGAGCAGATGTGCTCGTTGCGGGGAGCTTTGTTTTTAATAGCAAAAACCCTGTTGAAACTATTCAAGAACTTAAAAATATTGCTGGATAA
- a CDS encoding VF530 family DNA-binding protein, whose translation MQPENKQEQPNNPLHGVKLKDILEFLVEKYGWKEMSLQININCFKSNQTIKSSLNFLRKTPWAREKVEHLYLKSIKK comes from the coding sequence ATGCAACCAGAAAACAAACAAGAGCAACCCAACAATCCACTTCATGGTGTAAAGCTTAAAGATATCCTTGAGTTTTTAGTAGAAAAATATGGTTGGAAAGAAATGTCTTTACAAATAAATATTAATTGTTTTAAAAGTAATCAAACCATAAAATCTAGTTTAAATTTCTTACGAAAAACACCTTGGGCTAGAGAAAAAGTAGAACATTTATATTTAAAATCAATTAAAAAATAA
- a CDS encoding YpdA family putative bacillithiol disulfide reductase produces the protein MKKFDVVIVGGGPIGIACGLEAKKKGLSYLIIEKGPIVNSLFHYPSNMQFFSSSEKLEIDEIPFISKEPKPKRDEALEYYRRIVTSNHLNIHLFEKVQSVIKSDPTFEITTNKKSYTATNVVIATGFYDLPNTLNIPGEDLEKVKHYYDNPHYYAQQKVAVIGASNSAIDAALECYRKGAEVTLVIRGSEVGQRVKYWVRPDIINRIEEGSIKVFYNATLKEIKHTELVIDTPEGVTTIENDFVLALTGYKPNFEFLEQLGVSLSNDEKRLPNYDQETMETNVPNLFLAGVICGGMETHKWFIENSRIHAKMIMDTILKK, from the coding sequence ATGAAAAAATTTGACGTTGTTATTGTTGGTGGAGGTCCTATAGGCATAGCCTGTGGGCTAGAAGCTAAAAAAAAAGGTCTTAGCTATTTAATTATTGAGAAAGGTCCCATTGTAAACTCGCTCTTTCACTACCCTAGCAACATGCAATTTTTCTCTTCGTCTGAAAAATTAGAAATAGACGAAATTCCGTTTATCAGTAAAGAACCAAAACCCAAAAGAGATGAAGCCTTAGAATATTACCGTAGAATTGTAACGAGCAATCACCTTAATATTCATCTTTTTGAAAAAGTACAAAGTGTGATCAAATCTGATCCTACTTTTGAAATCACCACGAATAAAAAAAGCTACACTGCTACAAACGTAGTTATTGCCACAGGATTTTATGATTTACCGAATACTCTAAATATTCCTGGGGAAGATTTGGAGAAAGTAAAACACTATTATGACAATCCGCACTACTATGCACAACAAAAAGTTGCCGTAATTGGCGCTAGTAACTCCGCCATAGATGCAGCTCTAGAATGCTACCGAAAAGGGGCTGAAGTAACCTTAGTCATTAGAGGTTCTGAGGTCGGTCAGCGTGTAAAATACTGGGTGCGTCCTGATATCATAAATAGAATTGAAGAAGGCAGTATAAAAGTATTCTACAACGCTACGCTGAAAGAAATAAAACATACAGAACTAGTCATTGACACCCCTGAGGGAGTTACCACTATTGAAAACGATTTTGTTCTAGCACTTACCGGTTACAAGCCTAATTTTGAATTTCTTGAACAGCTTGGTGTTTCATTATCCAATGATGAAAAAAGGTTGCCAAATTATGATCAAGAAACTATGGAGACTAATGTTCCTAATTTATTCCTAGCTGGCGTAATTTGCGGTGGCATGGAAACCCATAAGTGGTTTATAGAAAACTCTAGAATTCATGCAAAAATGATTATGGATACTATCTTAAAAAAATAA
- a CDS encoding VWA domain-containing protein produces the protein MKKSVTSFTLLLFCALLNSCYVVKKSDDFFGIDTSTCNTLYLIDVSGSMEGIDEGSIKDQVVREVGDEAGNQVSKVIGGKIGGLLGKQVSKEATKLGAVKRKLIPAIKGLPDGKKFVVFSFNNDVTKQATSFRIADNTTRTSSNIFVKNLKANGGTNTLEGLLEALSTYEVEEIVLMSDGLPNSGPEAVLDEIRKVNTNNIIIHTIAFGDDADLDFMRTLAQENNGTFITSKI, from the coding sequence ATGAAAAAATCAGTAACAAGCTTCACTCTATTACTTTTTTGCGCACTCCTTAACTCTTGTTATGTAGTTAAAAAATCTGACGACTTTTTTGGCATTGACACCTCTACGTGCAACACCTTATATCTAATTGATGTTTCTGGTAGCATGGAAGGCATAGATGAAGGCTCAATAAAGGACCAAGTTGTAAGAGAAGTGGGCGATGAAGCAGGCAACCAAGTAAGTAAAGTAATAGGCGGAAAAATTGGTGGCCTCCTTGGAAAACAAGTCTCTAAAGAAGCGACTAAATTAGGTGCCGTAAAACGCAAGTTAATACCTGCAATAAAAGGGCTTCCTGATGGCAAAAAATTTGTTGTCTTTTCTTTTAATAATGATGTAACCAAACAAGCCACATCATTTAGAATAGCAGACAACACCACTAGAACCTCCTCCAATATATTTGTAAAGAATTTAAAAGCCAATGGAGGTACAAATACACTTGAAGGACTTTTAGAAGCTTTATCAACTTACGAGGTAGAAGAAATTGTATTAATGAGTGATGGTTTGCCTAATAGCGGTCCAGAAGCCGTACTTGATGAAATACGCAAAGTAAATACTAATAACATTATCATTCACACGATTGCATTTGGAGATGATGCCGATTTAGATTTTATGAGAACCTTAGCTCAAGAAAACAACGGAACATTTATAACCTCTAAAATATAA
- a CDS encoding RNA polymerase sigma factor RpoD/SigA: MRQLKITKQVTNRETASLDKYLQEIGKVDLITADEEVELAQRIKKGDQVALEKLTKANLRFVVSVAKQYQNQGLTLPDLINEGNLGLIKAAQRFDETRGFKFISYAVWWIRQSILQALAEQSRIVRLPLNKIGSINKINKTFAFLEQAHERQPSPEEIAKELDMTVEDVKQSLKNSGRHVSMDAPLIDGEDSNLYDVLRSGESPNPDRELLHESLRTEIERALETLTPREADVIRLYFGLAGQHSMTLEEIGETFDLTRERVRQIKEKAIRRLKHTSRSKILKTYLG; the protein is encoded by the coding sequence ATGAGACAGCTAAAGATTACAAAACAGGTAACCAACAGGGAGACCGCTTCGTTAGACAAATATTTACAAGAAATTGGTAAGGTAGATTTAATTACCGCCGATGAAGAAGTAGAATTGGCACAACGAATTAAAAAAGGTGATCAAGTAGCTTTGGAAAAATTAACCAAAGCAAACTTAAGGTTCGTGGTATCTGTTGCAAAACAATATCAAAACCAAGGGCTTACGCTTCCAGATTTAATTAACGAAGGAAATCTTGGTCTAATTAAAGCTGCACAACGTTTTGATGAAACACGTGGTTTCAAATTTATCTCTTACGCTGTATGGTGGATTCGTCAATCTATCTTACAAGCATTAGCAGAACAGTCTCGTATTGTTCGTTTACCATTAAACAAAATTGGATCTATAAACAAGATCAATAAGACCTTTGCATTTTTGGAGCAAGCGCATGAGCGCCAGCCTTCACCAGAAGAAATTGCAAAAGAATTAGATATGACTGTAGAAGATGTAAAGCAATCTTTGAAAAACTCTGGTCGTCACGTCTCTATGGATGCCCCTTTAATTGATGGAGAAGATTCTAACCTTTACGATGTATTGCGTAGTGGGGAGTCTCCTAATCCGGATAGAGAGTTATTACATGAATCTTTACGTACGGAAATAGAAAGAGCATTAGAAACTTTAACTCCAAGAGAAGCAGATGTTATTCGTTTGTATTTTGGACTTGCAGGTCAGCATTCTATGACACTTGAAGAAATTGGAGAAACTTTTGATCTTACCAGAGAACGTGTACGTCAAATTAAAGAAAAAGCGATTCGTAGATTAAAGCATACGTCTAGAAGTAAAATATTAAAAACATATCTTGGATAA
- a CDS encoding zinc-ribbon domain-containing protein: MIIYGTRSAHLDSVQKTTPVCPNCEEKGSLLISVYRKHAHIFWIPIFPLGKSGASHCKNCKQALRSSEMPEHLKQEYLKIKKEVKGPIWQFSGMFIALFFLVLAGFASQNNKKLEKEYLNQPMAGDIYEYRVANKQFSTMKVIEVDTDSVFIALNDFEISKASRIYKIDKPENYPDVVYGFSKQEITAMYSSGKIFDINRQ; encoded by the coding sequence ATGATAATTTACGGTACCCGTTCTGCACATTTAGATTCCGTTCAAAAGACAACACCCGTTTGTCCTAATTGCGAAGAAAAAGGATCATTACTCATCAGTGTATATAGAAAGCATGCACACATTTTTTGGATTCCAATTTTCCCATTAGGGAAATCTGGAGCTTCGCATTGTAAAAATTGCAAGCAAGCCTTACGTTCTAGTGAGATGCCAGAACATTTAAAACAAGAATATCTAAAAATAAAAAAGGAAGTCAAAGGTCCCATTTGGCAATTCTCAGGAATGTTTATAGCACTTTTCTTTCTAGTTTTGGCTGGCTTTGCTAGTCAGAATAATAAGAAATTAGAAAAAGAATACTTAAACCAGCCCATGGCAGGAGACATTTATGAATATAGAGTTGCTAACAAGCAATTTTCTACCATGAAGGTCATCGAAGTAGATACAGATAGCGTCTTTATTGCTTTAAACGATTTTGAAATTAGCAAAGCCTCACGAATTTATAAAATAGATAAACCTGAGAATTACCCGGATGTAGTCTATGGCTTTTCCAAACAAGAAATTACCGCTATGTATTCTAGCGGTAAAATCTTTGATATAAATAGACAGTAA
- a CDS encoding sensor histidine kinase: MHLQNFSYTLKTYLIFIQVFFLFSAIGLSQGKEKDTSNIAPMVYFGWSQRTTPKSLEPYYKELKTAEYGVQRFSVIDQLLEYHIRKTNTDSVVHYANLYLKEVNNWSQTEKIKKRYSSKANYYLGKGNLMNGLYDNAVKWFLEGLKEAEETNFTEFKYKHKLGLSKSYISQGNTDKAIGILEKSLSEFAPEHPSLKTQNYILLGKAYRFNENYEQANVYYNEAVKLSKSLDDEEVLLTIRLEIAKLKEAQGDFDGAFPEYEKTRNEAKEKGFDAIYFEGSLLIARLYYKQGFYDIAVLGLSTAYINAIDSDNLQFQRESLILQSRSFQQQDDFENAYASMTQLFRVINEINTKQQQAIIKELEVQYETLEKEKEINSLEEDKLLKEAQLSRQKTIKNAFLIGFLIILIPIIALLFVYYQKLQTQSELSKKQEEINTQKVKSLIQEQELNLIKASIEGQDEERKRIAQELHDSIGGNLAGIKLQLSSLAKGSEALKTINNQIDETYQLVRDISHTLIPKKFQQNAFTDLVQQFANSISKTNAVQVAFYPHPKETINKIDEKIQVELFKILQELMTNTLKHAKAKNVDIHLNLIGDELSLLFEDNGIGFNTLEKETGIGLKNITSRIQKLKGTLHIDSSENRGTVIAIEIPDLKKTVHEL, encoded by the coding sequence ATGCATTTACAGAATTTCAGTTATACCCTAAAGACATATCTTATATTTATCCAAGTATTCTTTTTATTTTCTGCGATAGGTTTATCACAAGGAAAAGAGAAAGACACTTCTAATATAGCTCCGATGGTATACTTCGGATGGTCTCAAAGAACAACTCCTAAATCTCTTGAGCCCTACTACAAGGAATTAAAAACAGCTGAATATGGCGTGCAAAGGTTTTCTGTTATAGACCAATTATTAGAATACCACATCCGAAAAACAAATACCGATTCTGTTGTACATTACGCAAACCTATATTTGAAGGAAGTAAACAACTGGAGCCAAACAGAAAAAATTAAAAAAAGGTATTCTTCAAAAGCTAACTATTATTTAGGGAAAGGAAACCTAATGAACGGGCTATATGACAACGCAGTAAAATGGTTTTTAGAAGGCCTTAAAGAGGCTGAAGAAACTAATTTTACAGAATTCAAATACAAGCACAAACTTGGACTCTCTAAAAGTTATATCTCTCAAGGCAATACAGACAAAGCAATTGGAATTTTAGAAAAATCACTTTCAGAATTTGCTCCCGAACACCCTTCTCTAAAAACACAAAATTATATTTTACTAGGAAAAGCCTATCGTTTTAATGAAAATTATGAGCAAGCTAATGTGTATTATAATGAAGCGGTAAAACTATCTAAATCATTAGATGACGAAGAAGTATTACTTACCATTCGTTTGGAAATTGCAAAACTAAAAGAAGCCCAAGGCGATTTTGATGGGGCTTTTCCAGAATATGAAAAAACAAGAAATGAAGCCAAAGAAAAAGGCTTTGATGCCATTTACTTTGAAGGCTCTCTTTTAATAGCACGACTTTATTACAAACAAGGTTTTTATGATATAGCAGTTTTGGGTTTATCTACGGCATATATTAACGCTATAGATAGTGACAATCTACAATTTCAAAGAGAGTCTTTAATTCTACAATCACGCAGTTTTCAACAACAAGACGATTTTGAAAACGCCTATGCTTCTATGACGCAACTTTTTAGGGTGATCAATGAAATCAATACAAAACAACAACAAGCTATCATCAAGGAACTTGAGGTCCAATACGAAACCTTAGAAAAAGAAAAGGAAATAAATAGTCTAGAGGAAGATAAGCTATTAAAAGAAGCGCAATTAAGCAGGCAGAAAACTATTAAGAATGCTTTTCTGATTGGTTTCTTAATTATTTTAATTCCTATTATAGCCTTACTATTTGTATACTACCAGAAATTACAAACCCAAAGTGAGCTTTCTAAAAAACAGGAAGAAATAAATACTCAGAAGGTAAAATCCTTAATTCAGGAACAAGAATTAAATCTAATAAAAGCTTCTATAGAAGGGCAAGATGAAGAGCGCAAACGTATTGCGCAAGAACTACATGACAGTATCGGCGGCAATCTTGCTGGAATAAAGCTTCAGCTCTCTAGTCTAGCTAAAGGTTCTGAAGCTTTAAAAACGATTAACAATCAAATAGATGAAACGTATCAATTAGTACGAGATATATCTCACACACTAATTCCTAAAAAATTTCAACAAAATGCCTTTACAGATTTGGTCCAACAATTTGCAAATTCAATTTCTAAAACCAATGCTGTACAAGTAGCTTTTTATCCTCATCCCAAGGAAACTATTAATAAAATTGATGAGAAAATACAGGTAGAGTTGTTCAAAATTCTTCAAGAATTAATGACCAATACCCTGAAGCATGCGAAAGCAAAAAACGTAGATATTCATTTAAATCTTATAGGAGACGAACTATCTTTACTCTTTGAGGATAATGGAATAGGATTTAATACGTTAGAAAAAGAAACTGGTATTGGTTTAAAGAACATTACAAGTAGAATTCAAAAACTAAAAGGAACCTTGCATATTGATTCTTCTGAAAATAGAGGAACTGTTATTGCCATAGAAATTCCTGATTTAAAAAAAACAGTACATGAACTATAA
- a CDS encoding tRNA (cytidine(34)-2'-O)-methyltransferase, with protein MPLHIVLFEPEIPNNTGNIGRLSLASGSHLHLVKPFGFELSDKRVKRAGLDYWQHISLTIYESIEDFYSKNSEKEFAYFSSHGTKTHWDINFKDDLFLIFGKESKGLPEEVTAQNTNNLYKIPLHSHHIRSLNLANAVSIVVYEGLRQLSL; from the coding sequence ATGCCATTACATATTGTTTTATTTGAACCAGAAATCCCTAATAACACAGGAAATATTGGCCGCCTTAGTTTAGCCTCTGGGAGTCATTTACACCTCGTAAAACCTTTTGGTTTTGAACTTAGTGATAAGCGCGTAAAAAGAGCAGGATTAGATTATTGGCAGCACATTTCTTTGACTATTTATGAAAGCATTGAGGATTTTTATTCAAAGAATTCTGAAAAGGAATTTGCCTACTTCTCTAGTCACGGAACCAAAACCCATTGGGACATCAACTTTAAAGACGATTTATTTCTAATTTTCGGAAAAGAATCTAAAGGCTTACCGGAAGAAGTAACTGCACAAAATACCAATAATTTGTACAAAATACCTTTACATAGTCATCATATTAGAAGTCTTAATTTAGCAAATGCCGTAAGTATTGTTGTTTATGAAGGCCTTAGACAACTTAGTCTGTAG
- a CDS encoding LytTR family DNA-binding domain-containing protein, with the protein MSAISCFIVEDDPQAFAYASSIMKNYKNIALIGYSDSIQEASILIKKMKPDFILLDVFLTDGNAFEFLRLFDTVNFKIIFTTSFAKYAIEAFKFSAIDYLLKPYEEKDLILAVDKVIADISKTNYQSQLTTLLHNFSHNDQSKKLVLKNTDAIHVITIEDILFAKSDNNYTSFLLRNGKSILVSKPLKSFDEKLSPHSFFRVHQSFLINLTCITSFDKRNEEVILEEDHAIPVAQSKKKSLLSYIDKLF; encoded by the coding sequence ATGAGCGCTATCTCTTGTTTTATTGTAGAAGATGACCCACAAGCATTTGCCTATGCGTCGTCTATTATGAAAAACTACAAAAATATAGCACTAATTGGCTATTCTGATAGTATCCAAGAAGCTTCTATTTTAATAAAAAAAATGAAGCCTGATTTTATACTATTAGATGTATTTCTAACGGATGGTAATGCTTTTGAATTTCTTAGATTGTTTGATACTGTGAATTTCAAAATTATTTTCACCACCTCCTTTGCTAAATATGCCATAGAAGCATTTAAATTTAGCGCAATAGATTACCTCTTAAAACCTTATGAAGAAAAAGATTTAATTTTAGCGGTAGATAAAGTAATTGCAGACATCAGTAAAACAAACTACCAATCGCAGCTAACTACCCTACTCCACAATTTTTCTCATAATGATCAATCAAAAAAATTAGTATTAAAAAATACAGATGCCATCCATGTTATTACCATAGAAGATATCTTGTTTGCTAAATCTGATAATAATTATACCTCTTTCCTCCTCAGAAACGGAAAAAGTATTTTAGTTTCTAAGCCTCTTAAATCATTTGATGAAAAACTTAGCCCTCATAGTTTTTTTCGAGTACATCAAAGCTTTTTAATTAACTTAACGTGCATAACCTCTTTTGACAAACGTAATGAAGAAGTTATTCTAGAAGAAGATCATGCTATTCCTGTAGCTCAAAGTAAAAAAAAGAGCTTGCTTAGCTATATTGATAAACTTTTTTAA
- a CDS encoding histidine kinase has translation MHHHSFKRLITNTLRYLFLFIIVGLNLLTAQAQEEIDEHKQVEILLEKSKKLAQTALDSSFFYVEKAIHTSKLIGNDTLLAKANIQKSSLHIFKKEFDKSDALLQENLKKELPRHLKGLTLHNLGTIQYYQQDFEKALTLYLQAAKILEQTENNQQLVSTYSNIGAINASLKNYKNAQLYLERALALSDFNEVIKLQILVNLSNIYFSQKLFEKYTSSIFLAEKIALKHDSKNTLSTIYTNLAMYYTDEGSDFDLAATYGKKAIALRKELNTTNTLNITYNNVGHAYLKKKEYHKAISYLDSASIGAQGIVKSYIYNNLKESYVGLADYKTALYYADLKDAIKDSITNEQQKESVAELTEKYESEKKEQRINILDTKNKLQALTIQQQNYLLLGVVIFALLIFVLGYFGFKNYKIQQQLDKVLLQQRLRKTQLNPHFLFNALQSIQNFIHQNDKEKSSAYLTSYSKLIRFVLEKSDEDFSTVEDDATALESYLNLQLLNYDNKFAYTINIHDSVTEDFDMLPTLITQPFVENAILHGLKDSINGHIHVTYFKKNDTLSVTITDNGRGFEIKKEDAKRLHKSMSMEIIQEQLKSLNKTSKNFRGVVAIDSSTKGTQVTLSFTNT, from the coding sequence ATGCACCACCACTCATTTAAAAGACTAATAACCAATACACTGCGCTATTTGTTTTTGTTCATTATAGTAGGGCTCAACCTCCTTACAGCACAGGCACAAGAAGAAATAGACGAACACAAACAAGTAGAAATCTTATTAGAAAAATCTAAAAAATTGGCCCAAACGGCCTTAGACAGCTCTTTCTTTTATGTTGAAAAAGCAATACATACTTCAAAATTAATTGGCAATGACACATTATTAGCGAAAGCCAATATACAGAAAAGTAGCCTCCATATTTTCAAAAAAGAATTCGATAAATCAGATGCACTTTTACAAGAAAACTTAAAGAAAGAACTACCTAGACATCTAAAGGGCTTAACACTTCACAATCTTGGTACCATACAGTATTACCAGCAAGATTTTGAAAAAGCATTAACCCTTTATTTACAAGCTGCAAAAATTTTGGAGCAGACAGAAAACAACCAACAATTAGTAAGTACCTACTCTAATATTGGAGCGATAAACGCTTCTTTAAAAAATTATAAAAATGCTCAACTCTATTTAGAAAGAGCACTAGCACTTAGTGATTTTAATGAGGTAATAAAGCTTCAAATTTTAGTGAATCTGTCTAACATTTATTTCAGTCAAAAACTTTTTGAAAAATATACCTCATCTATTTTTCTAGCTGAAAAAATTGCATTGAAGCATGATTCTAAGAATACTCTTTCTACCATCTATACCAATCTAGCTATGTACTATACCGATGAAGGCTCTGATTTTGACCTTGCGGCTACGTACGGCAAAAAAGCTATCGCCTTAAGAAAAGAACTTAATACTACGAATACACTTAACATTACTTATAATAATGTTGGACATGCATATCTTAAAAAAAAGGAATATCACAAGGCCATTAGCTATCTAGATAGCGCAAGCATTGGAGCACAAGGCATTGTAAAATCGTACATCTATAACAACCTTAAAGAATCTTATGTAGGTTTAGCGGATTATAAAACAGCCTTATATTATGCCGATTTAAAAGATGCCATCAAAGATTCTATCACTAATGAACAACAGAAGGAAAGCGTTGCTGAACTAACGGAAAAATATGAGTCCGAAAAAAAAGAACAACGTATTAATATACTAGACACTAAAAACAAACTACAAGCCCTTACCATTCAACAGCAGAATTATCTACTTTTAGGTGTAGTTATTTTTGCTTTACTTATTTTTGTTTTAGGGTATTTTGGATTCAAGAATTATAAGATACAGCAACAATTAGATAAAGTATTACTGCAGCAACGCTTGAGGAAAACACAATTAAATCCGCATTTCTTATTCAATGCTCTACAAAGCATACAAAACTTCATACATCAAAATGACAAAGAAAAATCAAGTGCATACCTTACAAGTTATTCTAAATTGATCCGATTCGTTTTAGAGAAATCTGATGAGGACTTTAGTACGGTTGAAGATGACGCCACAGCCCTAGAATCCTATTTAAATTTACAGCTCTTAAACTATGACAACAAATTTGCATACACGATAAACATCCATGATTCTGTCACCGAAGATTTTGATATGCTTCCAACATTAATTACCCAACCTTTTGTAGAAAATGCTATCCTGCACGGATTAAAGGACAGTATAAACGGGCACATCCATGTAACCTATTTTAAAAAGAATGACACCTTATCTGTAACCATTACCGACAATGGAAGAGGTTTTGAAATAAAAAAAGAAGATGCCAAACGATTGCATAAATCTATGAGTATGGAAATTATTCAAGAGCAATTAAAGAGCTTAAATAAAACTTCCAAGAATTTTAGAGGAGTTGTTGCGATAGATAGTTCTACAAAAGGAACACAAGTTACTTTAAGCTTTACTAACACTTAA
- a CDS encoding LA_2272 family surface repeat-containing protein: MKVLLLICVVFVSFLGLAQPRKFRAPLWTTHDANVDIVGVSIGFVPRNLTSDTSLVRTHGVRIEAFPLSFIYFMSPKSPLSSSNTAYFDNLKGNASQHINGFNIATGSFEAIDVNGISTTIFMHYSRKHNGIALAGITNTIERGNGLMIAYGGNQVYHGNGIMVGTLFGNSTNTFNGLQISAANFISEKGSGLQIGIFNSATNFRGLQFGLWNKNSKRSLPILNWQFKG; encoded by the coding sequence ATGAAGGTACTATTGCTTATTTGTGTAGTTTTTGTTTCTTTTTTGGGTTTGGCGCAACCCAGAAAGTTTAGAGCTCCATTGTGGACCACGCATGATGCTAATGTGGATATTGTAGGAGTATCGATTGGATTTGTTCCAAGAAATCTAACATCTGATACCTCTTTGGTTAGAACTCATGGGGTAAGGATAGAAGCTTTTCCATTATCGTTTATCTATTTTATGTCTCCTAAAAGTCCATTATCTAGCTCTAATACCGCATATTTTGATAATTTGAAAGGTAATGCTTCACAGCATATTAATGGATTTAATATAGCTACGGGTTCATTTGAAGCTATAGATGTAAACGGAATTTCTACCACTATTTTTATGCACTACAGTAGAAAGCATAATGGAATAGCACTTGCTGGAATTACGAATACTATTGAAAGAGGAAATGGATTAATGATAGCGTATGGTGGTAATCAGGTCTACCACGGTAATGGAATTATGGTAGGGACACTCTTTGGAAATTCAACCAATACATTTAATGGATTACAAATTAGTGCGGCTAATTTTATCTCCGAGAAGGGTAGTGGCTTGCAGATTGGTATATTTAATTCTGCTACTAATTTTAGAGGATTGCAATTTGGCCTTTGGAATAAAAATTCTAAAAGATCTTTACCAATACTTAATTGGCAGTTTAAAGGTTAA